aacacaacacacccctgaaattaaattaagcacacctgaaattaaactttgcaactattccggtagacactgcattagaaccaccatgagcaacaacactgccaccttactcggagtcctcgtccacgtcctcgactttgtccttgtccctcttcctcttggccgatacttctttgcttgaaccgcacacttggctgttgctcttcatccaacccttgtagatattgaagcaaaggtagccatccattgtagcatagtgatgtggtctatatctagtacattccgctgccatgcatgacgatgaaacatgtaatgaggtttctccagtttaccgtacgaaggatgaaccatggctcctgccagggtcagcattgaaggctgacgagaggacacctgctgattcttctggaggttgaaggtgttgcctacaacgaggcctatccgacgcaggacttctttgtcgttaccaaagtctacagtaacgaatttcattgttttgtccttgaggaagttcttaaaatcctggcactcaacgttggcatggcatatgtggtagaccaagcaaacgttatgtacgcaaacctggatcacggtgggcttcttcctctcttcgtcctttagatccttctctcgtcccaggactgtggtgtactcaacatctagcccagtgacccactcatcatctgagttttcgaacatgcggctgaagcgagaaaggcatcctttcaccgtcgcggaagaacgggtgtagatgacgtcgaactcattgccggtgatggttctgaccttgtactcaccgccgatcgtggagatttgggacgccatggatttgggaggagggttaggattagtggaactgctgtaatgtgaatggacgggacgactaggagcgaaccgccgtagtattgaaggacgggcggggatgagtaggagcgaactgccagcgtgcgaacgacagggtagtggctttccattcttccatgatacgggcttccgagagcccttggatctgagatcgaacagttgcatggcgtgattctagacctatgggtgaatatcctatcctggagggttattctgcaaattttcagcaacttagcatgcgaccgtttgatctcagatccaagggctgccagcaacccgtatcatggtcacgcctaccacgaccgtcgcgtcgctcgcgcggtcgcgcccttggagatttaacacggtgcgttaggctatctgatgttggcatgtcatacatagtcatcacttagtcagtcatactacaacaaggttggctataagtgtattttttactcctctctatctctttcttcgtactcaaggaagaaatggtgctaatcgcgtgtatttattgcatttgccaaggagtgacctcttccaatggaatggtgttgctaagtttgcttcatttaattagctatagactcaaaattgtcttttcacctaggtacacgcgcttagcaccgtttcttccttgggtcaccaaactagtctctctcttcttgattaacttgccacatcagactttatgcctatgtggcaagcttaagcacctgtaggagcatgtAAAAGTAAGtataatagtgcgctttacatggcatttttgcatatgtggaggaaagagaggcaaggaaaaagtggagaagtgggctctcatgcaagagccagcctctactacatggtggagcattgggagaggcccctgtatggaggtggtcaggaatctgggagactcacaccggtcgtagcgccgcagttaaaatgataatggcaagtcaaatcacggggccccacctgtccagcagtaactcgctgtcaaatcacacagccctacgtttgcaatagcctactccctcgtcttctcacgtctctgtcgaaccgactaggcggaactgccccgccgcctaccgcgcaggaaaagccccaccctcgacttttaaatagtattcagtatactaattttgtatccatggattgcgcccgcgccatggagcaaagcgtctagaaaacggaggagagacggtggtcttgcaatagagaagagggagaggcgagacggtggttttggaatggagatgatggagaggagaggaggtggttttgcaatggagaagagggagcggagcgtgcggcagtgatttaggattggacgagagggccagcgcgctctgactggatcaaaatcaaaatcaatttacccttcaattaagaaagcgaccccacattaactagtatcccttttattctgggtgataattgaccatgattttagcacataaaatatatgttatacgttgtatacaaggccactatcaaaattacaatttgcaactatacaaggccactaacattaatcgaggcaaaattgatggcgtttgcctcatactagcacccgaggacattaatatcccttgtgtgcatgcgggagtgagaaggttagcttgcattccgaacattaatcaaccaatgaggagtaacAGGGTTGGCTTGTcgtgcttgggagagaaaaaccacattaattaacacgacattcaaggtgacaagctagcttgcaacatagacttaaacatagcattgatttttaccttggtacctgtaatatgagtttgtggccttgtatacaaaaatggagggagtataatttgaaagtacattcagatacgaaccaaacgatacaattttggtgacatgcattcacattttgcttgtcaaatacagtacgtggtcaaactttgacccaaaatacgcgaaacaacaaaaaaatacttgcaagactagcgccgctcttccgctcttctcctcttaaaccaccgccacccctctcctgttccaatctaaatgcagcgccgctcctctcctcttccatttcaaaaccaccgcccctcctctcctgttccagtccaaaaccagcgtcgctcctctcctgttctaatccaaaaccagcgcttctcctctcctcttccattcaaaaaccactgccggcgagtgaaggtgctgtggagaagtagatcgatggaggagtacaaccgatacgtgaggatcgtagacggcgaccctgtgaagctagctaggatgttggagatatagtcttggtttgacaacaaggactaactagcggcgacggcgacatccatggtcaaatatctgcaacagagcgaaaaggcggtgatactcccggagggagtcgcaccggagtacatagagctgctcctctgggccatggagcaaacaaattcaccgaatccgatcgtgagggagcggtggtgggagtatcgatcccagatggagcatccaccagagattgaaggatcgagcatctatagggtgtcgtttgtgatggtgtcctgccagagtgagccggtggagtcttcgtcgatcgaacccaactacaagaggagaaaagcagttggcccgacgacgcttccccgccatcgtctccctcaccgttcacatcgtctcacggggcggctgtctgccgccgaggaataggagggggctgcccccccagcccaatagtcgggcatgttgtgaattgtcaggaggagcttagggttgtcagtatttgcaggtagtgaattgtgttttgtgttgtgtactttgagagtacttttagatatgaatgtcttttgaatttcagatttgcagtattgagcatataaagtattttatgaattctagagatctatttttagcacttaaaaatgtagtttcacaggagtataaaagtgtagacaatgtgattctcagagaagaaactgcaagtgtcagtttcagagaagaaactgcaagtttcagttttagataagaaactgcaagtttagtttcagataagaaattgcaactttcagaggcagagcatttatattaacacggccttttcaaacagggttaacatcatgttggaagttttattcatggtcgaaaatggaactaccagccagttaacatcatgctgatcaacattcatgcatagcacatcttcatatgatgcacagtcaaaatgcccacacaatgtcgagtgtgcgaaacacagagaaaacgagggacgaagtttgggcaagtgttggacgtggttttgggctgccccgtctaggctttcatttttaacatgcgcagcccacgacctcggatgggaggtccataggcctgtttgtattttcttagggccatcatgtatcgaccggcctatggacctcccatccgaggttttatttttggcaacccaatttatgtatttttttgaagaaaacgcacaggtctgttctatttttctatataagaataggaacaccaggtccaacttatgtttcccttctaactatattatatatatttaaattattttatatgttgactgtttagttcacatactccctccttttcagtttatagggcttatctcaaaattttagtttttccattttataaggctcaatttggttgttttccatcacatgttcagattccaaggtgcatgaaatcattgcatgcaagtattaagagaaaattgaccaatgcatgtactttatgcatgcatgcattgcaatttatgcattgataaacataattttttaaggaaaacaagtgcattaattaggtgcttttgcaaactacaaaaagtattccaccattcatcatctaccttggttggtcagatttttgaattgagccctataagccgaaaaggagggagtaattggcaaatagatcttgccgccaccccccgcctcttGACTcctggcgcgcctgcccccctcagcaagtccgctcgcgcgccccatggagtcaccggccatatccatgggggaatggctagaagacaggcagatgtacaagaggcatctcccacatgtctacaaagccttcccgtggATGCTCCAGCCGTTCGACTCCGTCGCGtcggcggtgctgcgggagactcgagggaggagatggagggagcgggcgatgcggatccgcgacgacgctctctcctggacccagtgcacgcgcgaatggagggaagcagaggaggaagctgcgagggaggaagccgaggagggactgAATCGGTTCTCTCACTCgtgcaggtatgctcggatgtgcaaggatcatgtggattgggagctgctgaatctagccctgcggatctacttcgaaagagatttctcggagaagcacaggatgccccaccccagtgagctgccgattgcgttcgttcgatgggcgaaaggagaagtgaattcaagagATCTACGCCTTGCTgcaagatgggaatgcttgactggactcctgcccaccagcacgccaccggagccggagcaggtggatcccctaccttacctctcccccaaacctgcagaagattgaaattaggcttgcaatctgcttcaattgagctgtctggtggttatttctgcgtcctgagagacaacatctggctggaggatgagaaggaaccaagaactccgatgaatttcccctatcacaatggggggagcaccggttgggcagtggtacggcccacctccgccccaaacgggggcacaatctgggcaggctcctgtaattgcccaagatcaatctgctggtggttctgactcacAGATTAGTGGGAAATCTTAAGGCAAGAATCaacaaaagaagagataggacatccagaaaactgctcctgcccctacttcgggccttatggcatactctgaggtgatctgctacaactgtggggaaccagggcatcatttggataagtgTGTCAAgctcaagagttgttttatctgcaaaattgttacccataaagttgagaattgccatgtcagaaggaaaacccacagttctgctagatatgttggaagtgctgctccgggattatgtccaccattgacagaattttctgtgacacagaattagatagtttctttcccctttctagttgtagagctctgcccaaatatggtagtgaccacactcctttgctctgggactctggtcttaaccaaactctaaagagcaatagttttaaattttaaaagtggtggttgcttagagaagattttactgagctagtcaggaaaatctggaatgcGCCTACTGGGAGTAgttgccccctagaaaattggtagatcaaaatcaggagatttagaagaactaccaaagggtggaactccaatgaggaagctaatcttagaatatacaaaaggcttctcctccgtgagtttgattctctagatattacggcagaaaccactgacctctctgaggctgagaccaatagattaaactttgtccatggagagatcaagaaaatttggcttcaagaagaaatcaaagccaaacaaaggtctagagataggaacattaaggagggtgatagaaatactgcttacttccatgcagtagttaaccagaggaggaggaaaaccctcattcactcccttgatggccctaatggccctgttagtgaggtagatgagatgctgaaagtggctagtgacttctacaaagacatgtttaagaaagaaaacccttctgggttctctttataaaacaattttttctctgcttctgaaaaagtctctcctgctgaaaatgagctgctagaagcccctttttcagagacagaagTGAatgaagccatttttagctcttatcctgatggggctcctcgtcgtcatgggattcccttcttgttttaccaacATTTTTACAGAAGTGAatgaagccatttttagctcttatcctgatggggctcctcgtcgtgatgggattcccttcttgttttaccagcatttttgggacttggtgaaaaatgatctcttagatcttttccaagcctttcatagaggagagttggatccagcaacttactcatggggggtctgttggggtccaGTTAAATAattgtgaaagtgattttttccttgctggtaaaggccttaggcaaggtgaccccatctccccgcttttgtttaatttagtagtggacgttcttactaaaatgctgagcaaagctgctgatcatagtctgattgcagggctctgtcctgaggtctgccctagtggcatcatctgccttcaatatgtagataataccatccttttcttagacaatgactccacacatgctagcaatgtgaaaactgttctaacctggtttgaacaagtctcaggcatgagaatcaattactctaaaagtgaactcatccctatcaacatggatgatcaggagttagctgacttcctctctattctagtctgtaataaaggtaacatccccattaagtacctaggtatccctctccactatgataaactgaggagagaggacactactggaatcagggaatttgccgtctgccaattctttgccgtcagctagcggacggcaaagacggtctttgccatcagctaccaagaaGCTGACGGCAAAcaaatggcggacgacaaagaaggtctttgccatctgccatttctttgtcgtccgttggttgacgacaaagaatctttgttgtccgctggctgacggcaaagaggaagGTGGCACCCACTAATGAAAAAACTAACGgccactttctttgtcgtctgctagcggacaacaaagagcccgaaagcagacggcaaagaaaataaCCTAACGTATCTAACGGCCGCCCCCGGCACCCACCCACCCACGACCCACACAGCCTCGGGCCCCACCCACGATGCACACACGCCCAACCCACGCGCACACACACCCACGTTGGATCCCATCTCTCTCGTCTTCCTCGATCGCCTTTCTCCACCCCACGCCGCCGCCAGATTTCGGTGATCCCCGCCGTTCCCCACCGCCCAGCTCTCCTCCCCGAGGTCACCTCTCCTTGCTCACCATCTCCACCGACCGGTTTCTCTCCTCGCCCAGGAGAGTCCCGCCTCCTCGCCGCTAAGGCcgctgccgcccgccgcctcgagcggctccgcctcctcctcgagcGCCGCGCCGTAGACCTCGCCTCCCGCGCCCTCGCCGCCCACGCTGGCATCGACGCCACCCACGcgcgccgcctcgccgtcgcccgcgACATCAACTCGACCAATGGCGAGATCGAGGACGCGCAGCAGAAGGCGGAGGAGTGGGACCGCTTCTACGAGTCCaagaggaaggagatggaggagTTTCGGCCGTCATCTCCACAGCCTCCATCCACCCCGGCCGCAGCCACTTCTCAACCCCACGAGCAGCCTCCTGGCCTAGTTCCTCGTCACCGTCCTCCTCCCGGTCCCTGTCCACCTCCGCCTCCACCTGGTGGTCCTAGAGGCGACGATTCCCCGTCGCCTCGGCCGCCATAGAGCTCTGCGAGGCCGCCACGGGTGGTGGAGACTCCGTCCACGTCATCGAGACGCCACAGCCCAACTCAAGTGTTAGCCCCAACTTGATTCTGATGAATTGATGCTTGATTCTGATGGTCATGGTGTGCTGCTTTGCAGGTTAAGTTCAGCATGGAGGTGCCTCCCTTGATATGCAGAGCAGCAGGTTACACTTGGACCACGCTGGGATCGGGGCTGCGGAAGCCAGGAAGGCCGACCTCATGGCTAAGAAGGCCAAGCTAGACGAGACCCTGGCTGCAGCCCGCCAGTTCAGAGCACTGCTTCGGCAGTAGCTCCAGAAAGCCTTCGCGTCACAGGTTAGGGATCAAAAGGCAGCACAAAACTGACTAGTTATGTGGTACAAGCAAAACGACATTCATTAGCTAGCTCATCAATCGCTTCGGATTAAGGATGCAATACAAGTGTGGCGGGCTAGTGGACAGTAACATAGTAGTACAAATGTAGTGTTACTTTTAGGCAAATGTTGAGCAAATTTTGAACTAATGGATGAGTTTCGTGGGACGAAGCGGGCTGCCACTTGCACTCCTCCTACTGATGAAACGAACTTCAAATGACTCTACATGCAGATACATGCTTTTTATTTCAGTCTTGTTTACAGGAGGCCCCGGTGGCGTCGAGCTGCTGTTGCTGCGGGCAAAGCAACGTCGACGTGGTCGGGATGGTTGCAGCCCTTCAAGATTCTCAACGGCGGTGTCTCGGCGCTGATGGCAGAGTCCACGGCGAGCATCGGCGGGTACAGGTTCAGATCATCCATGAATTGGTAGTTATTGGTCATATTTAGTTGCATTTTGGTCAGTCCGGTTGTGGCTATGGAGCACTTATTTTGGTCATGTGCTAGATCTGTCATGTAGGAGTATTTGGCAATGGATATTTGCTCATATAGAATTTTGATAATCAACTAGGAATTACAATTAGAATCAAAGCAATGCTACTTGTACTCCTTTCATGAAAAAAAGGCTACTAGTAGGACCCTTGTAGGAGACCATCCTCAAGATCGACGAGAAGATGAGGTCTGGACCCTTGTAGGAGACCATCCTCAAGCAGCGCTAGATGTAACTTGAGTGCTTCAAACCCAATCCGTGCTTGCTCCTCTTAATCAACTAGATTATATTAATTAATACTAGCTACTGAACTTCTTGGATTATGTTACCAATTTTGATGATGGGCGTCCAGCTATTATATTAGTAATTTGATTTTGGTAGTACCGTTGAATTTGGTTGCTGCTATTCATTTATGTATGTGAAGGAGTTTGATAATGTGCTCTTTTTTGTTTGCAAAATGAAGGACGCTGCATCCAGGTAGTGGGAATAGTTAGTCCTTGCTATCAATGGTAGTAGCATTTTTCACTGTTGAGTGTGAGGGAATTTGATGATCATCTACTTTTGCCTATCATCTACTTCTGATGTTTTCCATGAAAGTGACACATGATCTTCCTTTGTTTTTC
The Triticum dicoccoides isolate Atlit2015 ecotype Zavitan chromosome 3A, WEW_v2.0, whole genome shotgun sequence genome window above contains:
- the LOC119272788 gene encoding PX domain-containing protein kinase-like protein, encoding MADDKEALLPEVTSPCSPSPPTGFSPRPGESRLLAAKAAAARRLERLRLLLERRAVDLASRALAAHAGIDATHARRLAVARDINSTNGEIEDAQQKAEEWDRFYESKRKEMEEFRPSSPQPPSTPAAATSQPHEQPPGLVPRHRPPPGPCPPPPPPGGPRGDDSPSPRPP